A genomic window from Paenibacillus sp. FSL K6-0276 includes:
- a CDS encoding MepB family protein, which translates to MKVKHHGFLDTIHTDLLAIKELVYNPCKFNCSPPILEPQNEEYGAYVFNLNALSIRFRVAKITPTKVGQFVTLWERSGDGPIQPYDVSDQVDYYVISTRKENHFGQFIFPKAVLGDRDVLSDRGEGGKRAMRVYPPWDSPTSTQAQKTQKWQSEYFLEIPINKPVDFLRAQMLYGFPVNPL; encoded by the coding sequence ATGAAAGTTAAACATCATGGCTTTCTAGATACCATACATACTGACCTTCTTGCCATCAAGGAACTTGTATATAACCCTTGCAAATTCAATTGCTCTCCACCTATTCTTGAGCCACAAAATGAAGAATATGGAGCTTATGTATTTAACTTAAACGCACTATCTATTAGATTTCGTGTGGCAAAAATCACGCCGACAAAGGTCGGACAGTTTGTGACGTTATGGGAGAGAAGTGGAGATGGCCCCATCCAACCCTATGACGTATCAGATCAAGTTGATTACTACGTGATAAGTACACGAAAAGAGAATCACTTTGGCCAATTTATATTTCCAAAAGCTGTCCTAGGAGATCGTGATGTACTGTCCGACAGAGGTGAAGGTGGGAAAAGAGCAATGCGAGTCTACCCACCTTGGGATAGTCCTACGAGTACACAAGCTCAAAAAACACAAAAATGGCAGTCTGAATATTTCTTAGAGATACCAATAAATAAGCCTGTAGATTTCCTTCGCGCGCAAATGCTTTACGGTTTCCCCGTTAATCCCCTATGA
- a CDS encoding isoprenylcysteine carboxylmethyltransferase family protein: MSNLKNILSLILFSIFLISYLLKLVILYKKNHINGNVLAKGKKLSKIHFTELFVKTTTFLWGATWFAFSLAESFIVTLIGEQFDNPVIHFIGVGVVALGCSIFIQAMIAMRTSWRVGIDKTTVTKLITHSIYKYSRNAAFIGFDLMFLGLYLMYPNILTLIIFILNIVAIHLLILQEEQHLKSVFGDEYIQYCNNTPRYILF, from the coding sequence ATGAGCAATCTAAAAAATATCCTATCCTTGATTCTTTTCTCCATTTTCCTTATTTCTTACCTTTTGAAGCTCGTTATACTATACAAGAAGAACCATATTAATGGAAACGTATTAGCTAAAGGAAAAAAGCTATCTAAGATCCATTTTACCGAGCTATTCGTTAAGACTACTACTTTTTTATGGGGTGCAACATGGTTTGCGTTTTCCTTAGCAGAGTCTTTCATAGTTACACTAATAGGCGAACAGTTTGATAATCCCGTGATTCACTTTATCGGCGTTGGTGTAGTGGCCCTCGGATGTTCCATTTTCATTCAAGCAATGATTGCCATGCGCACTTCATGGAGAGTTGGGATTGATAAGACTACTGTAACAAAACTCATCACGCACAGTATATATAAATATAGTAGAAACGCCGCATTTATCGGCTTTGATCTCATGTTTCTGGGATTGTATCTTATGTATCCAAATATATTAACACTTATTATATTCATTCTTAACATTGTCGCCATTCATTTACTTATTCTACAGGAAGAGCAGCACTTAAAGTCCGTATTCGGAGATGAATATATTCAATATTGTAATAATACACCTAGATATATTTTATTTTGA
- a CDS encoding alkaline phosphatase produces the protein MKSPKKYVVKTAIVATAATALFVSNVVTTQSPNHANAASSNTRNVILFVGDGMGTAQRNAIRLATVGEKGNLAMDSMPYAGLIHTSSTVPVTDSAASATAYASGLKTYNGAIGMNADKKSVQTIMEYAKSAGKSTGVVTTSQITDATGAAFGAHVEDRSKQSDIALQLLTKSKVDVLLGGGEDFWYPVGNPGTFADEPAEDPSEKSKGTQGNLVDKAKQLGYTYVTNKADMQKAKDGKLLGLFANEEMFQQKPEGEGDIYNPVVSLPEMTKKAIDTLAANKKGFFLMVEEEGTDEFAHQNNAKMTIKAGQELDKSVQVARDFAKKNPDTLVLVLADHETGGFSIEAVDAEDESGDGISKEDGPFAIANSKQNFVVDWTTSGHTAVDIPITAMGKNAQLFTGVYENTEVFTKVMQAMGFKVTK, from the coding sequence ATGAAATCACCGAAAAAGTACGTCGTTAAAACGGCAATTGTAGCGACTGCGGCAACTGCTCTCTTCGTTTCAAACGTAGTCACTACGCAATCACCTAATCATGCCAATGCAGCTTCATCAAACACACGAAATGTGATTCTGTTTGTCGGTGACGGTATGGGAACTGCCCAACGCAATGCCATCCGCCTGGCTACAGTAGGTGAAAAAGGAAATCTAGCTATGGATTCTATGCCATATGCTGGACTAATTCATACAAGCTCCACTGTCCCTGTTACGGATTCAGCTGCTTCAGCCACAGCTTATGCCAGTGGGCTCAAGACTTATAATGGAGCCATCGGAATGAATGCAGATAAAAAGTCCGTCCAAACCATTATGGAATATGCAAAATCAGCAGGTAAATCTACAGGTGTTGTAACTACCAGTCAAATTACTGACGCTACAGGCGCCGCTTTCGGTGCTCACGTTGAAGATCGCTCCAAACAAAGTGACATCGCTCTGCAACTTCTGACCAAGAGTAAAGTTGACGTTCTTCTCGGCGGAGGCGAAGATTTCTGGTATCCGGTAGGAAATCCCGGTACATTCGCAGATGAGCCTGCTGAAGATCCTTCAGAGAAGAGTAAAGGTACGCAAGGCAATCTTGTAGACAAAGCTAAACAGCTTGGATACACCTATGTAACGAACAAAGCAGATATGCAAAAAGCAAAAGACGGCAAGCTTCTTGGGCTATTTGCAAACGAGGAAATGTTCCAGCAAAAACCAGAGGGTGAAGGAGATATCTACAACCCGGTTGTATCCCTGCCTGAAATGACGAAAAAAGCGATAGACACGCTTGCAGCAAATAAAAAGGGATTTTTCCTAATGGTTGAAGAAGAAGGTACTGACGAATTTGCACACCAAAACAATGCCAAAATGACGATTAAAGCGGGGCAAGAATTGGATAAGTCCGTACAGGTTGCAAGAGATTTCGCTAAAAAGAATCCTGATACCCTTGTCTTAGTTCTCGCCGATCATGAAACTGGTGGTTTCTCTATTGAAGCCGTAGACGCTGAAGATGAATCAGGTGACGGCATTTCCAAAGAAGATGGTCCGTTTGCCATCGCTAACTCCAAGCAGAATTTCGTTGTAGACTGGACGACTTCAGGTCATACAGCAGTGGATATTCCTATTACAGCCATGGGCAAAAACGCTCAGTTGTTTACTGGAGTATACGAAAATACTGAAGTATTCACTAAGGTCATGCAAGCCATGGGCTTTAAAGTGACAAAATAA
- a CDS encoding winged helix DNA-binding domain-containing protein — MKNMIANHRLYNQRIAGSRLNKPEQVVEELGAIQAQDYMQAVWAIGLRSPSTNLADIERAIADRKIILTWTLRGTLHFVPAEDVKWMLQLSAPRLVAQTKRRMAELGLDDQTLERCREIIVDALKGGKQMDRSVLLQLIEEEGIYTGNQRGYHMLWNSAYQGLICFGPMNGKQQTIVLLEEWVPDYRELSYERSLQELALRYFTARGLATVQDFAWWAGITLTDARRGLESAKKELQSEYIAGSEFWMSSHRLAPTDEDSGVYLLPGFDEYILGYKDRSAVLEPETAPLIVPGNNGIFLPMIVVGGQVVGTWKRTFKKKGIEIVIHPFGELGDAEEAVFKAAERYAAFMGLPILKMSVFR; from the coding sequence ATGAAGAATATGATTGCTAATCACCGTCTATATAATCAGAGGATCGCAGGTTCCAGGCTAAATAAGCCAGAACAAGTCGTAGAGGAATTGGGTGCTATACAAGCGCAAGACTATATGCAGGCGGTTTGGGCTATCGGGTTACGTTCTCCATCTACGAATTTAGCTGATATAGAGCGTGCTATCGCAGACCGTAAGATTATTCTTACTTGGACGCTGCGAGGTACGCTTCATTTCGTCCCAGCAGAAGATGTGAAGTGGATGCTTCAGCTATCTGCACCACGTTTAGTGGCACAAACGAAGCGGCGAATGGCAGAGCTTGGACTAGATGATCAAACACTGGAGCGCTGTAGAGAAATTATAGTAGATGCATTAAAGGGCGGGAAGCAGATGGATCGTTCTGTTCTACTTCAGCTAATAGAAGAGGAAGGCATCTACACTGGGAATCAACGCGGTTATCACATGCTGTGGAATAGTGCTTACCAAGGGTTAATTTGTTTCGGACCGATGAATGGTAAGCAGCAAACGATAGTGTTGTTAGAGGAGTGGGTGCCAGATTATCGAGAGCTATCTTACGAAAGATCGTTGCAAGAACTCGCTTTGCGGTATTTTACAGCTCGTGGATTGGCGACCGTTCAGGACTTCGCTTGGTGGGCAGGCATAACACTTACAGATGCCAGACGAGGGCTAGAATCTGCGAAAAAGGAACTTCAATCGGAGTACATAGCTGGCAGCGAGTTTTGGATGTCTAGCCATCGACTAGCTCCAACGGATGAAGATTCGGGTGTCTATTTACTTCCGGGTTTTGATGAGTATATTCTTGGTTATAAAGACCGGAGTGCTGTACTTGAGCCTGAAACGGCTCCTTTGATTGTCCCTGGGAACAACGGTATTTTCCTGCCGATGATTGTCGTAGGTGGCCAAGTTGTAGGTACATGGAAACGTACGTTTAAGAAAAAAGGAATTGAGATAGTCATTCATCCTTTTGGAGAGCTTGGAGATGCTGAAGAGGCGGTGTTTAAAGCTGCTGAACGATATGCCGCATTTATGGGGCTGCCGATACTCAAAATGAGTGTTTTTAGATAA
- a CDS encoding VOC family protein, whose protein sequence is MKQQPINGQHHVSMLTKDAKQNLWFYTEVLGLRLVKKTVNQDDPSMYHLFYGNRNGAPGTEVSFFEMPNAGQTRKGTNSISSFSLLVPSDEALSYWTSRLDSFEVPHEAIVSIGERKSLTFYDRDELMVHLVSAEKDNGIELVEPWITEDIPPKYAIVGLGPV, encoded by the coding sequence ATGAAACAACAACCCATAAACGGACAACATCATGTCTCCATGCTTACTAAGGACGCTAAACAAAACTTATGGTTTTATACAGAGGTACTGGGACTGAGACTTGTAAAGAAAACGGTCAATCAAGATGATCCATCCATGTACCATCTATTTTATGGAAATCGTAATGGCGCCCCTGGCACCGAGGTATCTTTTTTTGAAATGCCAAATGCAGGTCAGACTCGCAAAGGGACGAACAGTATCAGTTCTTTCTCCCTTCTTGTTCCTAGCGATGAAGCCTTATCGTATTGGACTAGTCGATTAGATTCTTTTGAAGTTCCACATGAAGCCATTGTAAGTATAGGGGAACGCAAGTCGCTAACTTTTTATGATAGGGATGAATTGATGGTCCATCTAGTATCTGCTGAAAAAGATAACGGAATCGAGCTGGTTGAGCCGTGGATTACAGAAGATATTCCTCCAAAGTATGCCATCGTTGGGTTAGGACCCGTTTAG
- a CDS encoding MarR family transcriptional regulator, producing the protein MRNNGFTEDNQLSLLIWLRLVRVYENSNDLSNEFLKQFDLSVNQFDTLVQILIHQPVSQMEIAEHLTITKGGVSHMLGRLEKEELIERKQDWKVKYITLTEKGQTLIEKVLPLQSDFQASLFDPLTDEEKKVFYSMLKKIHRYSQDENRIPRGIQ; encoded by the coding sequence ATGAGAAACAATGGATTCACTGAAGATAACCAATTAAGCTTATTGATCTGGTTGCGACTTGTCAGGGTATATGAGAATAGTAACGATCTTTCCAATGAATTCTTGAAACAATTTGACTTGAGTGTCAATCAGTTTGATACATTAGTACAAATATTAATACATCAGCCTGTATCACAGATGGAGATTGCAGAACACCTAACTATTACCAAAGGAGGAGTATCGCATATGTTAGGCCGATTAGAAAAAGAAGAATTAATCGAACGCAAACAGGATTGGAAAGTGAAGTACATTACTTTAACGGAAAAGGGCCAAACGCTTATTGAGAAGGTACTGCCCCTACAATCGGACTTCCAAGCTTCGTTATTCGATCCTTTGACGGACGAGGAGAAGAAAGTGTTCTACAGCATGCTTAAGAAGATCCATCGGTATAGTCAAGATGAGAACCGAATCCCTCGAGGAATTCAGTAG
- a CDS encoding phosphotransferase family protein — MISFYSDIPDASTWEVVEPVHKGWSKDKKYYIKTIGGRELLLRTADISLYDQKKREYEGILQLEHKDILMSRPLQFGVCNGGQTVYSLLTWIEGEDAEKIIPSLSTEEQYQLGVTAGQFLRSMHQIPAGDDQAPWADYYNRKIDKYITNYKTCGIVLKGADKVIQFVEANRYLLDGRPQSFQHGDYHVGNMIVKKSGELGIIDFNRFDYGDPWEEFNRITFCAMMSAEFASGRIHGYFNNGVPDLFFRMMALYIASNQLSSIHWAISFGEEEVANMLSRAENVLEWYDDFQTYIPKWYLASR, encoded by the coding sequence ATGATTTCATTCTATAGTGATATCCCGGATGCTTCTACATGGGAAGTCGTTGAACCGGTTCATAAAGGCTGGTCAAAGGATAAGAAATACTATATTAAGACCATTGGCGGCAGAGAACTATTGCTGAGAACGGCGGATATCTCCTTATATGACCAGAAGAAACGGGAATACGAAGGTATCCTACAGCTGGAGCATAAAGATATTTTGATGTCGAGACCGCTTCAGTTTGGGGTATGCAATGGTGGTCAGACCGTATATTCCTTATTGACTTGGATTGAGGGGGAAGATGCGGAAAAGATTATCCCTTCACTTAGTACTGAAGAGCAATATCAGCTGGGAGTGACAGCGGGACAGTTCTTGAGATCTATGCATCAGATTCCTGCGGGAGATGATCAAGCGCCTTGGGCTGATTATTATAATAGGAAGATCGATAAATACATCACTAACTACAAAACATGCGGCATTGTTCTAAAGGGAGCAGATAAAGTCATTCAGTTTGTAGAGGCGAATCGATACCTACTTGATGGACGCCCTCAATCGTTTCAGCATGGTGACTATCATGTGGGAAACATGATTGTTAAGAAGTCTGGTGAACTTGGGATTATTGATTTCAATAGGTTTGATTATGGTGATCCTTGGGAGGAATTTAATCGGATTACATTTTGTGCGATGATGAGTGCAGAGTTCGCCTCAGGTCGTATTCATGGATATTTTAATAACGGCGTCCCGGATCTGTTCTTTAGAATGATGGCTTTATACATCGCTAGCAACCAGTTGTCGAGCATTCATTGGGCGATTTCATTCGGAGAAGAGGAAGTTGCTAATATGTTGAGCCGAGCGGAGAATGTTCTGGAGTGGTATGATGATTTTCAAACCTATATTCCGAAGTGGTATTTAGCAAGCAGGTAG
- a CDS encoding PadR family transcriptional regulator — protein MSTLLNSLITELRRGTLTLAVLSQLRTPQYGYSLVQLLEDSSITIDQSTLYPLLRRLERQELVTSSWDTSESRPRKYYVLSDYGVEIFLQLKEEWLKNSKELYGLLQGEDDHESD, from the coding sequence ATGAGTACTTTATTAAATTCTTTAATCACAGAGCTTAGAAGAGGCACGTTAACGCTAGCTGTTTTAAGTCAATTACGAACACCCCAGTATGGATATTCGCTTGTTCAATTATTGGAGGATTCCAGCATCACCATTGATCAAAGCACCCTATATCCATTACTTCGCCGATTAGAGAGACAGGAATTAGTGACGAGCAGCTGGGACACATCCGAGAGCAGACCCCGTAAGTATTATGTCTTAAGTGACTATGGCGTAGAAATTTTTTTACAGCTAAAGGAAGAATGGCTTAAGAATTCGAAAGAACTCTACGGCCTATTACAAGGGGAGGATGACCATGAATCTGATTGA
- a CDS encoding alpha-L-fucosidase — translation MGTREERTRWFLQDRFGMFIHWGLYSIPARGEWIRGNERMSREHYMTYFDEFDASRYDPKKWASAAKAVGQKYAVLTTKHHDGFCLFDSKLTDFKATNTPARRDLVREYVDAFRAEGIAVGLYYSIIDWHHDDYPGYGDKAHPDRDNEAAKDKPIDFDRYLEYMHGQVKELLTNYGKIDIMWFDFSYDNMTGEKWKATELIRMIRSIQPDIIIDNRLGGNIRAAEPEEYAGDFFSPEQIIPPGGIVDVNGQSIPWEACITLNDNWGYHSEDKNYKSTQQVIRSMVECISKNGNLLLNIGPDAKGEMTRESLEILDEVGEWMRLNGDSIYGCGSSLLTKPEWGRYTQKGNKLYAHVYDRGIGPIYFQGLKGKIKKARLLRDGTELKVEAPWMAEEYSDVNGGAFITLKGAKLPDEMDTVIELELFT, via the coding sequence ATGGGTACAAGAGAAGAAAGAACGAGATGGTTCTTGCAGGATAGATTCGGTATGTTCATTCACTGGGGATTATATTCCATTCCAGCACGAGGTGAGTGGATACGCGGGAACGAGCGAATGAGTAGAGAGCACTATATGACGTATTTCGATGAATTTGACGCATCTCGATATGACCCGAAGAAGTGGGCCAGCGCAGCCAAAGCAGTGGGGCAGAAGTATGCGGTTCTTACGACCAAGCACCACGACGGATTCTGTTTGTTCGATAGTAAGCTAACAGACTTCAAGGCGACTAACACGCCTGCTAGACGTGATCTCGTTCGGGAATATGTAGACGCTTTCCGGGCAGAAGGCATTGCTGTAGGTCTATACTACTCTATCATCGATTGGCATCATGATGATTACCCTGGGTATGGTGATAAAGCGCATCCGGATCGGGACAATGAAGCAGCTAAAGATAAGCCGATCGATTTTGATCGATACTTGGAGTATATGCATGGACAAGTGAAGGAGCTGTTGACGAATTACGGCAAAATCGACATCATGTGGTTTGACTTCTCCTATGACAATATGACCGGGGAAAAATGGAAAGCAACGGAGCTAATCCGTATGATTCGCTCTATCCAGCCGGATATTATTATCGACAATCGTTTGGGTGGGAATATCCGCGCAGCCGAGCCAGAAGAATATGCCGGAGACTTCTTCTCTCCAGAGCAGATCATTCCTCCTGGCGGTATTGTTGACGTGAATGGTCAATCCATTCCTTGGGAAGCATGCATTACGCTTAACGATAACTGGGGTTATCACTCCGAAGATAAAAATTATAAATCAACCCAGCAGGTCATTCGCTCAATGGTTGAATGTATTAGCAAGAACGGTAACCTGCTCCTTAACATTGGTCCAGATGCCAAAGGTGAGATGACACGAGAATCACTTGAAATCCTTGATGAAGTGGGCGAGTGGATGCGTCTGAATGGTGACAGTATTTATGGATGCGGCAGTTCCTTGCTTACTAAACCAGAGTGGGGCCGTTATACACAAAAGGGCAACAAGTTGTATGCTCACGTATACGATCGTGGAATTGGTCCAATCTATTTCCAAGGCTTGAAAGGGAAGATTAAGAAGGCTAGATTACTACGAGATGGCACGGAATTGAAGGTAGAAGCACCATGGATGGCTGAGGAATATTCGGATGTCAACGGTGGCGCGTTTATTACATTAAAAGGGGCCAAACTGCCCGACGAGATGGATACGGTTATTGAGCTTGAGCTTTTTACATAA
- a CDS encoding ROK family protein, with protein sequence MHKAESYVVGIDLGGTKIAAALFDSKGTVLNRELMETAGARTAEEVVQRMIGMIRSVSEGRPLIGVGLASPGAVNSQDGIVIHGTNLPEWDNVPLKRWMESELGTEVKVVNDANAAAWGEYVRGAGKGSNNMVYVTFSTGIGAGIVMDGELLLGTNSFAGELGHNIIDPNGTECSCGRYGCWEVFASGTAIRDMALRSMESRTSMITELASRSVEKINSRHVFEAMALKDPVAVEVIERTIHYMAIGLANAVHTFNPDRIVIGGGVSKAGELLFPALREKTEGLVMKPYIGTYTIESAGLRDDVGLIGAAALFHTAQG encoded by the coding sequence ATGCATAAGGCTGAGAGCTATGTAGTAGGAATTGATTTAGGCGGAACAAAAATTGCCGCAGCATTGTTCGATTCAAAGGGTACCGTGTTGAATCGGGAATTAATGGAGACAGCTGGCGCGCGCACCGCGGAAGAGGTGGTGCAGCGAATGATCGGAATGATCCGCTCTGTATCCGAAGGACGACCGCTGATTGGGGTCGGACTGGCATCTCCCGGAGCTGTGAATAGTCAGGATGGAATTGTAATTCACGGCACCAATCTTCCTGAATGGGATAATGTCCCACTGAAACGTTGGATGGAGTCAGAACTTGGCACAGAAGTGAAAGTGGTAAACGATGCGAACGCAGCGGCTTGGGGCGAGTATGTAAGAGGAGCTGGCAAAGGCTCGAACAATATGGTGTATGTTACCTTCAGCACAGGTATTGGAGCTGGAATTGTCATGGATGGTGAGCTGCTGCTCGGCACGAACTCATTTGCAGGAGAGCTCGGTCATAATATTATCGACCCGAACGGAACGGAATGTAGCTGTGGAAGATATGGGTGCTGGGAAGTATTTGCTTCGGGTACAGCGATTCGGGACATGGCACTGCGAAGTATGGAGAGCAGAACGTCGATGATTACGGAACTGGCTAGTAGAAGTGTTGAAAAGATTAATTCTCGACATGTCTTCGAAGCGATGGCACTAAAAGATCCGGTGGCTGTTGAGGTGATTGAGCGAACGATTCATTATATGGCGATTGGATTAGCCAATGCGGTACATACGTTTAATCCTGATCGCATTGTAATCGGTGGAGGCGTAAGCAAAGCTGGTGAACTACTGTTTCCAGCGCTGAGAGAGAAAACAGAGGGACTTGTCATGAAGCCGTATATAGGAACTTATACTATTGAATCAGCAGGGCTGAGGGATGATGTAGGTCTTATAGGCGCAGCGGCATTATTTCATACCGCCCAAGGCTAG
- a CDS encoding copper homeostasis protein CutC, producing the protein MRLEVIATCMDDALTAEANGADRLELITAITEGGLTPGIGLVEQVAKSVSIPVFVMVRPHSRSFNYSKYDILTMAAEIRRIAASGASGIVLGALTPEKKIDERALETLLPLTDGLQVTFHRAFDELEDQIAGYRTLCNYPQITRILTSAGPGPAPEAIPAMRKLVEESRGSSISILAGSGLKPEGITSFIKQTGVTEVHFGSAVRLGNDALSPIDPVALRALAENIHSNG; encoded by the coding sequence ATGAGATTGGAAGTCATCGCTACTTGTATGGATGATGCTCTGACGGCTGAGGCGAATGGCGCAGATCGCCTGGAGCTCATTACTGCCATTACGGAAGGCGGATTAACACCAGGAATAGGATTGGTGGAGCAGGTGGCCAAATCGGTTAGTATTCCTGTCTTTGTTATGGTCCGTCCGCACAGTCGATCATTTAACTATTCCAAGTATGATATTTTGACCATGGCTGCAGAGATCAGGCGGATTGCAGCCAGCGGTGCTTCGGGAATCGTTCTTGGCGCATTAACACCGGAAAAAAAGATCGATGAGCGTGCGCTTGAAACATTATTGCCGTTGACAGATGGCTTACAAGTCACCTTCCATCGTGCTTTTGATGAGCTGGAGGACCAAATTGCAGGTTATCGAACGCTTTGTAATTACCCGCAAATCACTCGTATACTTACCTCTGCTGGACCAGGTCCGGCACCTGAAGCCATTCCCGCTATGCGCAAGCTAGTAGAGGAATCAAGAGGTAGTTCGATAAGTATATTGGCTGGAAGTGGTTTGAAGCCAGAAGGTATTACATCATTTATTAAACAGACCGGAGTCACAGAAGTACATTTTGGATCGGCTGTTCGTCTTGGCAATGACGCTTTGTCGCCAATCGATCCAGTAGCCCTGCGGGCGTTAGCTGAGAATATTCATTCTAACGGCTAA
- a CDS encoding leucyl aminopeptidase family protein, which yields MNILFDSANVADTIVYLAYDEESFPFKLGAAHKQSCSVTWLHARSEEESDVLAVGMGKRKDITLEKIRRAGGAAARAILKEGRISASLVRLSSVAVDGNSDISAADELQAWIEGWTLGLYRFQTYRGTTKVEGSVDLHLQSIDWPELSSVELEAVRVSAQIRAEGAVVARDLVNEVPGTLNPDGFAEWMAEFFDRDDAALKVHIYRGQELVDLQMNGLLAVGAGSKHSPALVEIRYESNPELPMLALAGKGVTFDLGGMNVKTASDISDARMDMGGAAAVIGAMDILVRKRANVNVTALIPVVDNVPDAEAMLPSSVIRYPNGLTVQVANTDGEGRLIIADALIHAANIGANQAIDIATLTGNVGAALGLGIAGIWGDADITQSLVEIGERNGERLWPMPLMDEYEADLRSNYADLRNVSTSPFAGAITAALFIRRFVAESMSWVHIDMAGTVQYKQDVGYSEAGATGYGARLLADYVMKQVHH from the coding sequence ATGAATATCTTATTCGATTCCGCTAATGTGGCGGATACTATTGTCTATTTAGCTTATGACGAGGAGTCTTTTCCTTTTAAGCTGGGAGCGGCCCACAAACAGAGCTGCAGTGTGACTTGGTTACACGCTCGCTCTGAGGAAGAGTCCGACGTGTTAGCGGTAGGAATGGGAAAGCGCAAGGATATTACGCTTGAGAAGATCCGCCGAGCAGGTGGAGCTGCTGCTCGTGCAATTCTGAAGGAAGGGCGAATCAGTGCTTCACTAGTTCGCCTATCATCAGTGGCTGTAGATGGGAATAGTGATATTTCTGCTGCTGATGAATTACAAGCTTGGATTGAAGGCTGGACTCTGGGTTTGTACCGTTTCCAAACTTATCGCGGAACTACCAAGGTGGAAGGCTCCGTTGATTTACATCTTCAGTCGATAGATTGGCCTGAGCTGTCCTCGGTTGAATTGGAAGCTGTACGGGTTTCTGCACAGATACGCGCTGAAGGAGCAGTAGTTGCTCGCGATCTTGTGAATGAGGTGCCCGGGACACTGAACCCTGACGGTTTCGCGGAATGGATGGCTGAATTTTTCGACCGTGATGATGCTGCACTGAAAGTTCATATCTATCGAGGACAGGAGCTTGTGGATCTTCAGATGAATGGATTGCTTGCAGTTGGAGCAGGAAGTAAGCACTCTCCTGCCTTAGTTGAAATCCGTTACGAGAGCAACCCTGAATTGCCGATGTTAGCACTGGCGGGGAAAGGAGTAACCTTTGACTTAGGTGGCATGAATGTGAAGACGGCCAGTGATATCAGCGATGCACGCATGGATATGGGCGGTGCGGCTGCTGTTATTGGGGCTATGGACATTTTGGTACGGAAGCGGGCTAATGTAAATGTGACCGCACTCATTCCAGTCGTTGATAATGTGCCAGATGCAGAGGCAATGTTGCCTTCGTCTGTTATCCGCTACCCTAACGGGCTAACCGTTCAGGTTGCGAATACGGATGGTGAGGGTCGACTTATCATAGCGGATGCGCTTATTCATGCCGCGAATATCGGAGCCAACCAAGCTATTGATATCGCTACGCTAACTGGAAATGTCGGTGCGGCGCTGGGATTAGGCATCGCGGGTATATGGGGCGATGCCGATATAACGCAGAGCCTGGTTGAGATCGGTGAGCGCAATGGAGAACGATTGTGGCCCATGCCGCTAATGGATGAATATGAAGCAGATCTTCGGAGTAATTACGCTGATCTGCGCAATGTTAGTACTTCCCCCTTTGCAGGTGCGATTACAGCAGCCCTATTTATTCGGCGCTTTGTAGCAGAATCGATGAGCTGGGTTCATATTGATATGGCTGGGACGGTACAGTACAAACAGGATGTGGGGTACTCAGAAGCTGGAGCAACGGGGTATGGTGCACGCCTGCTCGCCGATTATGTCATGAAACAAGTGCATCATTAA